The genomic stretch TGCGCCGCCCCTGACGAAATCACCGAGCCATCAGGGACGACGCGCGCGCCGTACGACGCCAGCTGGCGCTCAAGTTCTGGCAGTGGCGGGTTGTGATGAGACAAATGCACCGCGATCACCTCCGTTGAGTCGACGACGGCGCGTACGGCGCGCAACCGACGGAGCTGATCGGCGAAACTCGGCAGGTCCAAGTGAGCCGTGCCGTGCGCGGTGAAGTGTCCGAACGTCTGCTCGAGAAAGACCACGTCGTACGCCGCTCCCGTGGTGGCGGCCACTGTCGAGGACGGCAGCGGACCGGTGTCCGTGGCGTAGAAGACCCGGCCACTGGGAGCGGCTACGTCGTACAGCACCGCGTCGTCATCGTGCGCAGCCTCCAGGACGCGTACCCGTCCGCCGGCGAGGTCGAGTACATCGCCCGGGACGACCTCATAGAAGGTGACCGGCGTGTCCGGTGGCAGCCACATACGGGCGTGTGCAATGACCGATGGGGGACCAATCACGTCGAGCGTGGCGTCGCCGGTGACCCAGGATCGGTACAGCAAGAACGCCGGTGCTGTGTGATCCGGATGATTGTGCGTGAGTAGTACGTGCCGAACCCGATCCAGCGATACGCCGGCACGTTCGGCGCTGCGAGCGGTATCAGGACCGAAGTCCAGCATGAAGTCGTCGAGAAGTACCGAGGTCTGCGCGCGAATGACACCCAACGCCCGCGCCGACGAACAGGACGCGCACCGGCAGAACGGGTTGGGCCAGCCATCGGCCGATCCCGTGCCCAGGACCTGAATCATTGGTGCCTCCGTAACTCGTGGCTCCGCTCAGTATGCGGCGTGTCATTCAGGGCCAAGGATTCCCGCACTACGCCGATCGCCTCGACTCGGCGCACAGGCTCGGCGGGCTCGAACCGGACGGGCGCATCGAACGCGGCGCGCCGCGATACG from Cumulibacter soli encodes the following:
- a CDS encoding bifunctional adenosylcobinamide kinase/adenosylcobinamide-phosphate guanylyltransferase translates to MIQVLGTGSADGWPNPFCRCASCSSARALGVIRAQTSVLLDDFMLDFGPDTARSAERAGVSLDRVRHVLLTHNHPDHTAPAFLLYRSWVTGDATLDVIGPPSVIAHARMWLPPDTPVTFYEVVPGDVLDLAGGRVRVLEAAHDDDAVLYDVAAPSGRVFYATDTGPLPSSTVAATTGAAYDVVFLEQTFGHFTAHGTAHLDLPSFADQLRRLRAVRAVVDSTEVIAVHLSHHNPPLPELERQLASYGARVVPDGSVISSGAAQTTPVTPEVLRTLVIGGARSGKSLEAERMLAAEDDVTYVATSYPRSDDPEWVERVTLHQRQRPAHWTTLETLDLTSVLSADGGPLLIDCLTLWLTRILDRHNGWDDHAWESGAADAVAAEVNELVHAWRSTRRRVVAVTNEVGQGLVPAERSLRRFRDEMGRLNAAIAAVSDEVRFCVAGRVIPV